The genomic window GACCGTCCGGTTGGGCCTGTTCCAGGGTGTCGAACACCAGGGACAGGTGGGCCGCGTTGCGTTTGGGCGGAATGCTTTTGACGATCCCGTCGGCCACGCAGGACAGTCCCACGGCGTCACCCTGCTGCACGGCCAGGTAGCCCAAGGCGGCGGCCAGCCGCCGTGCGTATTGGATTTTGGTGCTTCCGTCGCTGCCGAAATCCATCGAGCCGCTGGTATCGAGGACGACACAGCAGCGGAGGTTGGTGTCGGCTTCGAATTCTTTGATGTAGAACCGATCGCTGCGCCCGTAGGCTCGCCAGTCCAGCCGTCGCAGGTCATCGCCGGGGACGTACTTGCGATACTCGGCAAATTCCACGCTGGCGCCGCGGTGCGGGCTGGCGTGCTTGCCCGACACGTTGCCTTGCATGGCGCGGCGGGCAAACAACGGCATTCCCGCCAAGCGTGCCAGCACTTTGGTGTCGAGAAACTCTCGCGGTTGTCGATCGGCAAACATTAGGACTCGTTCGATTCCTCGACCAACCGACGGATGATATCTTTGGCTGCAATGCCTTCGGCTTGGGCGGCAAAGGTCGTGATTACGCGATGGGTCAGCACCGCCGTGGCGACTTCTTGAACGTCCTCCAAGCGGACCATATAGCTGCCCATCAAAGCGGCTCGCGATTTGGCCCCCAGGATCAGGTTCTGCACCGCTCGCGGACCCGCACCCCAGGAGACCAGCGGCGGCAACCAATCCGGTGCGGTTTCACCTTGTGGACGTGTTTTGCGAACCAATTGGGCGGCATAGGTGTAGATGTGATCCGGTACGGGAACGCGACGAACGAGGGCTTGATGTTCGATGATTTGTTCACCGGTCAACAGATGTTTCAGTTCTGGCAACTCGCCGCCGGTGGTGGTCTTGGCGATCTGGATCTCTTCGGCTTCGTTGGGGTAGTCCAGTTCGATCAGCGACATGAAGCGGTCCAGTTGAGCTTCGGGCAGCGGATAGGTGCCCTCTTGTTCAACGGGGTTTTGGGTGGCCAGGACCATAAACGGCGAGGGCAAATGAAAGGTCTTGCCGACCACCGTGACGCGTTGTTCCTGCATCGCTTCCAGCATCGCAGCTTGCGTTTTAGGGGGGGCACGGTTGATCTCGTCGGCCAACACGATGTTGGCGAACACGGGGCCTTTGACGAAGTGGAACTCGCGGCGGCCTTCGGCGTTGTCTTGCAGGATGTCCGTGCCGGTGATGTCCATGGGCATCAGGTCGGGCGTGAACTGGATGCGGCTGAACTGCAGTGACATGGTTTCGGCCAGTTTGCTGACCAGCAGCGTTTTAGCCAGCCCCGGAACCCCCATCAGCAGTGCGTGGCGGCGGGCAAATAAACAAATCGCCAGTTGGTCGATGACGGACTGTTGCCCGACGATCACGCGTCCCAGTTCCGCCTTGAGCTTGGTATGAGCTTCACGTAGGAAATCGATGGCCTGGACATCGTTATCGCTCAGTTGAGCTTCACCACCGGGAGTGGCCCCACCGGATGGTGCTGTGGTCGCTTCAGACATAAAACTCTCAAGGGGGGGAAGTCAAGTCAGGTTGGCGGCAGTCACATCCACAAAGACGCTGTCCTAAGGATGCGTGTTCCGAAATTCTGCAGAGCAGTCCCCAGTATATGCCAAGCGACCCACATTTGGGGGATTCCCAGGAAACGAATCGTCAGAGAAGCTGCTACCATGGACGTAGGCTTGAACCAGGGCAAATCAGCGGGCCAGAGATGCAATCGAAGTTGCATGGATAGGGCAACCGTTCGTGACATCCGGGGCCAGGAAGAACGGATTCCGTCCTGCATCGCTACCGACCGATGAAAACGCCATTATTTTGCTTTGCCAAATCCTGTAGGAATTTGCCGTAAATTTCGTCAAGGTAATCGCCCATTGCAATCGTATTGATGGTTACCCGTTTGTCTGGATTGGCTTGTTGGCAGTACTCCAGGATCCATTGGGCTGCCTCGGTGGCGCGTTCCTCTTCGTCGTTGCGAATCGACTTGTTTTCTCGGTCATTCGGGGCCCCGTCGCTGAACAGGACAATGGTGTCTATCCCGTTCAGGGCAAATGCCTTGGCTAGCGCGGCTCGCGTATTGGTCGTGTACTGCGGCGTCAGATTGTCGATGAACTGCACGGCTTCGGTGCGGTTAGCTTGGGTGGCAGAGACTAATTTTCCTTCCCACCCAGGGACTTCTCGCGGCATGTGGTTGAATTCGATAACGGTG from Roseimaritima ulvae includes these protein-coding regions:
- a CDS encoding DUF58 domain-containing protein, with translation MFADRQPREFLDTKVLARLAGMPLFARRAMQGNVSGKHASPHRGASVEFAEYRKYVPGDDLRRLDWRAYGRSDRFYIKEFEADTNLRCCVVLDTSGSMDFGSDGSTKIQYARRLAAALGYLAVQQGDAVGLSCVADGIVKSIPPKRNAAHLSLVFDTLEQAQPDGPTQLIPVLHELAETVRQRALIVVISDFFLPPEELRGCFEHLRFRKHDLAAFQLLDPAELDFTFQRPTRFLDMEGGAAIFAEPNTIADRYQSALHDYLTQMQKVVLETGVDYHRVRIDEPYEQSLMRFLVGRTRGRGVR
- a CDS encoding AAA family ATPase; protein product: MSEATTAPSGGATPGGEAQLSDNDVQAIDFLREAHTKLKAELGRVIVGQQSVIDQLAICLFARRHALLMGVPGLAKTLLVSKLAETMSLQFSRIQFTPDLMPMDITGTDILQDNAEGRREFHFVKGPVFANIVLADEINRAPPKTQAAMLEAMQEQRVTVVGKTFHLPSPFMVLATQNPVEQEGTYPLPEAQLDRFMSLIELDYPNEAEEIQIAKTTTGGELPELKHLLTGEQIIEHQALVRRVPVPDHIYTYAAQLVRKTRPQGETAPDWLPPLVSWGAGPRAVQNLILGAKSRAALMGSYMVRLEDVQEVATAVLTHRVITTFAAQAEGIAAKDIIRRLVEESNES